The following coding sequences are from one Syngnathus acus chromosome 14, fSynAcu1.2, whole genome shotgun sequence window:
- the LOC119133646 gene encoding solute carrier family 22 member 4-like produces MRDYDSSVAFLGTWGRFQLVVFFLLCSTILPNGTGSFSLVFITDTPQHRCQIPEANLSHEWQQAAVPLKVVDGQLQPNGCRRYRLDLLRNFSVNGLLPGRDVNLSSLEQEDCADGWVYSTEVYQSTVVSQFDLVCSQHWKQPLTATIFFLGVLVGSFFSGVLADRFGRKPVLFATLIIQAVFSLAQIAAPSWEVFCLLLFCSGLGNISNYVSCYVLGTEILTGNARVAYASTGVCLGFAFGYMTLPLFAYFLRSWKMLTLAIALPGFFYIPLWWILPESPMWLLSQGRVTEAEAIVRKAAKMNRVVAPEKIFLDSMSHSEERPVERYNVLDLLKNRSVAITTILLCWVWFALSLCYYGLSLNTSQLHSDPYISCFLSAVVEVPAYASCSLAIRYLPRRLAVVAVFITMGLALFSIQLVPQSILGLAVALEMLGKFGATAGTSLLFAFTAELYPTGLRNTASGICVMVSRTGSCIAPFVVQLNIFFKYLPYITLGALAMLSILATIFLPESFRSPLPESLQQMQKRKSVTCPSVFRRKISKSVVIESPL; encoded by the exons ATGCGGGACTACGACAGCAGCGTGGCCTTCCTGGGAACGTGGGGTCGCTTCCAGCTCGTGGTTTTCTTCCTGCTCTGCTCCACCATTTTGCCAAACGGAACAGGCTCCTTCTCACTGGTGTTCATCACTGACACACCACAGCACCGATGCCAGATCCCTGAGGCCAACCTCAGTCACGAGTGGCAGCAGGCAGCAGTTCCACTGAAG GTGGTGGACGGGCAGCTGCAACCAAATGGCTGCCGCCGCTACCGGTTGGACCTGCTCCGCAACTTTTCAGTCAATGGGTTACTGCCCGGTCGTGACGTCAACCTGAGCAGCCTGGAGCAGGAGGACTGCGCCGACGGGTGGGTGTATAGCACCGAGGTCTACCAGTCCACTGTGGTCTCCCAG TTTGACTTGGTGTGCAGTCAGCATTGGAAGCAACCCTTGACTGCTACCATtttcttcctgggggtcttgGTGGGATCTTTTTTCTCTGGCGTGCTTGCTGACAG ATTTGGCCGTAAACCGGTGCTGTTCGCCACCTTGATCATTCAGGCCGTGTTCTCATTGGCCCAGATTGCTGCTCCATCTTGGGAGGTGTTCTGCTTGCTTCTCTTCTGCAGTGGCCTCGGCAATATCTCCAACTACGTGTCTTGCTATGTGTTGG GCACCGAAATCCTCACGGGCAATGCTCGGGTTGCTTACGCGTCAACGGGCGTGTGTTTGGGCTTCGCCTTTGGCTACATGACGCTGCCACTTTTTGCCTACTTTCTCCGGAGCTGGAAGATGTTGACGTTGGCCATCGCACTGCCCGGCTTCTTCTACATCCCACTGTGGTG GATCCTCCCAGAGTCTCCCATGTGGCTCCTGTCTCAAGGTCGAGTGACAGAAGCCGAGGCCATCGTGAGAAAAGCCGCCAAGATGAACCGAGTGGTCGCACCGGAGAAAATCTTTCTCGATTCCATGTCGCAC TCAGAAGAGCGGCCCGTCGAGCGCTACAATGTTTTGGACCTGTTGAAGAACAGAAGCGTCGCCATTACGACCATCCTTCTCTGCTGGGTGTG GTTCGCGCTGAGCCTCTGCTACTACGGCCTGTCCCTGAACACGTCGCAGCTCCACTCGGATCCGTACATCAGCTGCTTCCTGTCCGCCGTGGTGGAGGTGCCGGCCTACGCGAGCTGCAGCCTGGCCATCCGATACCTGCCCCGTCGCCTCGCTGTGGTGGCCGTCTTTATCACCATGGGCCTGGCGCTCTTTTCCATCCAGCTGGTGCCCCAGA GTATTCTGGGTTTGGCCGTGGCCCTGGAGATGCTGGGGAAGTTTGGCGCCACGGCGGGAACGTCGCTGCTGTTTGCCTTCACGGCCGAGCTGTACCCGACGGGTCTTAGGAACACGGCGTCAGGGATCTGCGTCATGGTGTCGCGAACAGGAAGCTGCATTGCACCCTTTGTCGTACAGCTGA ACATCTTTTTCAAGTATCTGCCGTATATCACCTTGGGCGCTCTGGCCATGCTGTCCATCCTGGCCACCATCTTCTTGCCAGAGAGTTTTAGGAGCCCGCTTCCCGAGAGCCTTCAACAGATGCAGAAGAGGAAAAG CGTAACCTGTCCGTCCGTCTTCAGACGAAAGATCTCCAAATCCGTGGTCATCGAGAGCCCACTGTGA